Proteins from a genomic interval of Anatilimnocola floriformis:
- a CDS encoding DUF1559 family PulG-like putative transporter, which translates to MKNRRAFTLVELLVVIAIIGVLVALLLPAVQAAREAARRAQCMNGQRQLGLSTQMFHDTYLRFPSGVNLPISGASGAIASTNQLVTSGTVTSPPIPNQFASIFEQIFPFIEQDNLKKSIDLTQREYANCGSPTSIGAQVVKILLCPSDPVKKVTTYTASGGAIYYFGQNSYMANGGTRAWFVTYQKTDGMFWINSAVRMAEVTDGTSSTLMFGERYHKDPAFKDMETTGGWAWANYYAAQDYIGSTPVPINYKLAAGTTPTVAQEDDRMCAFGSGHPGGAVFVMVDGSTQFLTLTGNGAGLLLLQQLSTRGSGEVVSF; encoded by the coding sequence ATGAAAAACCGCCGCGCCTTTACTCTGGTCGAGCTCTTGGTGGTGATTGCCATCATCGGCGTGCTGGTCGCGTTGCTGCTCCCCGCCGTGCAGGCAGCGCGCGAAGCAGCCCGGCGTGCGCAGTGCATGAATGGTCAGCGGCAACTCGGTCTGTCGACGCAGATGTTTCATGACACGTATCTGCGCTTTCCCTCGGGCGTCAATCTGCCCATCAGCGGCGCCTCTGGTGCAATAGCTTCCACTAACCAACTCGTGACGTCCGGCACCGTCACCAGTCCACCAATTCCTAATCAGTTTGCCTCGATCTTTGAGCAGATTTTTCCTTTCATCGAGCAAGACAATCTGAAGAAATCAATTGACCTCACGCAACGCGAATACGCCAACTGCGGCAGTCCGACTTCGATCGGCGCTCAGGTCGTGAAGATTCTGTTGTGCCCATCCGATCCGGTGAAAAAGGTGACGACTTATACGGCCTCGGGCGGAGCCATCTATTACTTCGGCCAGAACAGCTACATGGCCAATGGCGGCACGCGGGCGTGGTTTGTGACGTACCAAAAAACAGATGGCATGTTTTGGATTAATAGCGCGGTCCGCATGGCGGAAGTGACCGACGGCACCTCGAGCACGCTGATGTTTGGCGAGCGGTATCACAAGGATCCGGCCTTTAAAGATATGGAAACAACCGGCGGCTGGGCCTGGGCGAATTACTACGCCGCGCAAGATTACATCGGCAGCACGCCAGTTCCGATCAATTACAAACTGGCTGCGGGTACGACTCCCACAGTGGCACAGGAAGATGACCGGATGTGCGCGTTCGGCAGCGGCCATCCTGGTGGCGCAGTCTTCGTGATGGTCGACGGCTCGACACAATTCCTCACGCTGACCGGCAACGGCGCAGGGCTGCTGCTGCTGCAGCAACTGTCGACGCGCGGCTCGGGTGAAGTCGTCAGCTTTTAA
- a CDS encoding DUF4198 domain-containing protein, whose translation MTTVKFICILSLGVLVIAAGCAKVPPQITPVEGVVLLNGSPLPNAYVQFIPQLDEFGAEYNSTATTDEAGKFTLTCGMKSQPGAAVCEHRVLVMEAPAPREFRSMEADAQTKYAIYLRTLRNRPIPAKYDSALQTPLKVKVVKEQLNYELVLTR comes from the coding sequence ATGACGACCGTCAAATTTATTTGTATTTTGAGCCTGGGTGTGCTCGTTATCGCTGCTGGCTGCGCAAAAGTCCCGCCGCAGATCACGCCGGTGGAAGGGGTCGTGTTGCTCAATGGCAGCCCGCTCCCCAACGCCTACGTTCAGTTCATCCCGCAGTTGGACGAGTTCGGCGCCGAATACAATTCGACCGCTACCACCGATGAGGCGGGCAAGTTTACGCTCACTTGTGGCATGAAGTCGCAACCGGGGGCCGCCGTCTGTGAACATCGCGTGCTCGTGATGGAGGCGCCCGCGCCGCGTGAGTTTCGCAGCATGGAAGCCGACGCGCAAACGAAGTATGCGATCTACCTGCGCACATTGCGAAACCGGCCGATCCCGGCCAAGTACGATTCAGCCCTGCAAACACCGCTGAAAGTGAAGGTGGTGAAAGAGCAGCTGAACTACGAACTGGTGCTGACGCGATGA